The DNA segment GCGGCCTTCGCCCGCCAGCTCGCCGCCCGCGGTGACGACCTCGTCCTCGTCGCTCGTGACGGGGAGCGCCTCGAGGCCTCGGCCGCCGAGCTGCGCGCCACGTACGGCGTCGCCGTCGAGGTCCTCCCCGCCGACCTCGGTGACCGCGACCAGGTCCTCCGGGTCGCCGCCCGCCTGGAGGACAGTTCCCGGCCCGTGGACCTGCTGGTCAACAACGCGGGCTTCGGCGTCCACCACCGCCTGACCGACCCCGACCCGGCGCCGCACGAGCACGCGATCGACGTGATGGTCACCGCCGTGCTGGTCCTCGGCGGAGCGGCCGGACGGGCCATGCGCGAGCGCGGCCACGGAGCGATCGTCAACGTCGCCTCCACCGCCGGGTACATGGCGATGGGCTCCTACTCGGCGGTCAAGGCCTGGGCGATGACCTACTCGGAGTCGCTCGCCAACGAGCTCACCGGCACCGGCGTGACCGTGACGG comes from the Microlunatus antarcticus genome and includes:
- a CDS encoding SDR family NAD(P)-dependent oxidoreductase codes for the protein MPTALVTGGTSGIGAAFARQLAARGDDLVLVARDGERLEASAAELRATYGVAVEVLPADLGDRDQVLRVAARLEDSSRPVDLLVNNAGFGVHHRLTDPDPAPHEHAIDVMVTAVLVLGGAAGRAMRERGHGAIVNVASTAGYMAMGSYSAVKAWAMTYSESLANELTGTGVTVTALAPGWVRTEFHQRADIRTSSIPAPLWLDADALVAECLADVARGAVVSIPSRRYRALMFAVRHAPRSAVRAASRRLSSSRH